Genomic DNA from Thermus amyloliquefaciens:
CCCACGTCCAGGCTGAACCCGTTCACATAGGTCCTCACGTGGGCCCAGATGACCTCCTCCGAAAGCTCCTGGGCGTGGGCCTTCAGGTAGGGGAGGGTTTCCTCGGGGTGGGCCCAGGCGTACTCCAGGCTCCGCCGCACCGCTTCATCCAGGGCCCGGATGAGCCCCTCCCCCAGGTCCCGCCGGGCCAGGATGGCCCCCAGGGGCAGGGGCAGGCCCGTCTCCCCCTCCCACCACTCCCCCAGGTCCAGAAGCCTCACCAACCCGTACTGGGGGTAGGTGAAGCGGCTTTCGTGGATGATGAGGCCCGCCTCCACCTCCCCCTGGGCCACCAGGGGCAGGATTTGGTCGTAGCGGACCTCCACGGGCTCAAACCCCTCCGCATACAGGGATAGGAGCAAAAAGGCGGTGGTGTTCCGCCCGGGGATGGCCACCCTAGCCCCCTCGAGGCGCTTTAGGGGCCTCTTGGCCACCACCAAAGGGCCCACGCCCCTGCCCAAGGCCCCCCGCTCCGCAGGGCCACGTACCGGTCCCTAACCCTCCCATAGGCGGCATAGGAGAGCTTGGTGAGGGGAAGCCTCCCCTCCAGGGCCCAGCGGTTTAGGGTCTCCACGTCCTCCAAAACCTCCTCCACCGGAAGGGGGCTCGCCACCCGGCCGTGGGTCAGGGCGTAAAAGATGAAGGTGTCGTTGGGGCAAGGCGAATAGCCCAGCCGCAAAACCTGCGCTTCCATGAAACCTACTGTACCCCCTTGAGGGCCCGCTTAAACAGCTCGGGGGCAAAGGCCTTGAGGGCCCTGAGAAACCCCGTGGCCCCCCGGGCCCGCCCGGGGATCACATGGACCGGAACCCCCAGGCGCTCCGCCTCGAGGCGCACGGGCTCGGAGAAGTCGTGGCCCACGTAGCTGGAGACGATCATGAGGCCATGGGCCTTTTCCAGGCGGTTCTGGATCCGCCTTAGGGCCTCCTTCCCCACCCCCGCGGTATCCGCATCAAACCAGTCCACCCTGAGGCCCCGGGCCTCGAGGAGGGGCACAAGCCGGCTTCTCAGCTGGGTGTGCCCACCCACCACCAGAAGGTGCTCCCCGTGGAACTGGGGGAGGCCCTCCTGCAAAAGCTCCTCCTTGGTCTCGGGCAGGGCTTTGGGGCTTTCCCCCAGGGCCTCCAGGCCCCGGCTCACCGCCTTAAGCTCCTCCAGGTACAGGGAGAGGCTCTCGTCGTGGGGCCTGAGGAAGAGGAGGTTACGGAGCACCTCCCGGGCAAGCTCCAGGTCCTTCTCCCGGTAAAGCGCCACCTCCAGGGCCTTCTGCCACTGCTCCGCCGCCTGCCGCCAGTCCCCTTTGGCCTCGTAGTGCTCCGCCAGATCAAAGAGCACCTCCAGGGCCTGGGGGTGGGCCCTCAGTTCCTCCAGCAGAAGCCGCTCCACCTCCTCCCCCCGCCCCTCGGCGTAAAGGGCCGCCAGGTACTGCCCCCGCACCGCCTCCGCCTCGGGGCTTTCCCGAAAGGCGCGGGAAAGGCGGTAGGCCATGGCCAGAAGCTCCAAGGGAGGCCTGGGGGTACGGCCTAGGGCCTGGTAGAGGACGTTAAAGGCCGCCCAGGGGCCCTCCAGCCTCTCCACCAGGGAGAGCAAGCCCATGAGGTCGGCCTCGGCCACCTCGGCAAGCCCCGCATCCCGGGCCCGGGAAAGGAGCTCCCGCGCCAGGACCTCCTCTCCCCCCTTCAAGGCCTCCTGGGCCAGCTGGAAAAGGTAGGGGGCGGGGTAGGCCCTAAGGGCGTGGGCCCGCTTGTGGTCCCCCAGGACCTCCCGCAGGGGCCGCCTCAGGGCCCGCTTCACCTGGGCCAGGTGGTGGTAGGCCAGGCCCGCCACCTCCCCCTCCCCCCGCTCTGCGGAGCGCTCCAAAAGGCGGAGGGCCTCGGCATACCGCCCCTCCCGCTCCCTCAGCATCCCCAAAAGGAGCAGGGCCTCGGGGATTTCCGCCCGGGCCAAGGCCTCGGTGAGATAGGGTTCCACGGACTTGAGGTCGTCCAAGGGCCGCACCTCCAAGGGGGAGCGCACCCGGAGGGCCACCAGGGCCAGCCCCAGGAAGCCCTCGGCCTCGTCCAGGTCCGCCAGCCTGCGGGCGTACCGCTCCGCCCGGGCAAAAAGCCCCTGGATCAGGGCCGCCTTCAGGCCAAGCCGGAGCATCTCCCGGGTCAGGAGGCCGGGGGCGAGGTCCTCCACGAACTCCGCCCGGCGGCTTACCTCCGCCCACTCCCCTTCCCGGGCAAAGCGGCGCATGCGCTCGGTGATCCTTTCCAAGGCCTCCCGCACGTACCCTTCCGCCTCGGGCAGGCCCGATTCCACAAACTGCCTGAGGGCGTCCGCATACCGGCCCAGGCTCAGGTAGACCCGGCCCAGGTAGAGCCGGTAGCGGCCGCCCCGGCCTGCCAGGGCCTCGAGGCGGGGCCTGGCCCGCTCGTACTCCCCAAGCTCCACCAAAACCATGGCCCTCAGGTCCTCCGCCTCCTCGGAAAGGGCCCGCCTCAGGACCTCCTCCGCCTCGGCGTAGCGGGAAAGGGCAAAAAGGGCCCGTCCCCTGAGGCAGGCCGCCTCCCCTTCCACCCCCTCGGGCAGATGGGCCAACACCTCCGCATACCGCCCCGCGGCCAGAAGCTCCCGCACCTCGGCGAGATCCCGCGCCTGGGCCAAAACGGGAACCCGCAAGGGGGCCTCCTCCGGAGGGGCCTCCGCCTCCCAGGCCTCCTCCTGGACCGCCAGCACCTCGGGCCTCCTGGCCAACACCAAAAAATACTCCCCCTCCCCCACCCGCTCCACCTGGTAAAACCCCAGCCGCCGCAACCCCTCCTCCACCCCTTCCGGGCTCTTGCCCAGGAAGGGCCCGTGGCCGTAAACCAAAAGCCCACCGGGCTGCAAAAGCCGGGCGAAGCGGGGAAGGCGCTCAAAGAAAGCGAATTGCTTCCAAAAAGAAGGGGCCTCCAGGCGGCTTTCCAGCCCCTGGTCCACCAAGCCCTCGGGGAAGACGGAAAGGAGGAGCAGGGTGTCAAAGGGGGGAAGCTCCGCCTCCTCCGCCCAGGCGGCGTGCCAGACCACCTCCGGCACCCGTTTTTTACCCAGCTCCACCGCCTCCTCCACCCCCTCCAAGGCGTGGAAGGAAAGCTCGGGCCGCTTCCTTTGCAAATAGCCCACCAAGGCCCCCGTGAAGGCCCCCACCTCCAAAACCCGCCCCTCGAGGCGGGAGGGCACCTCCCGGGCGTAAAACTCCAAGAAGGGGAGGTGCATGCCGTAGACCAGGGCCTCCCCCTTGGGCACCCGGAGGATCTCCCGGTAAAAACTTCGCACCGCCTCCCTCCCCCCACCCGAGAGGTAGGCCCGCCAGGCCCTGAGGACCGGCTCCCGCTTGGCGGGGCTCCCCACCCGCTTGGCCAACTCCGCCTCAAAACGCCCTGGGGACACCGGCCCCAGGACGGCAAACCGCTCCTTCAGGTATAGCCTTAGCTCATCGGGCATTTGCCGGCAGTCTACCAAAGGGTAGGGGGGTTGGTCCAGCAAAGACCCCCCGCCCGGGCATAACCCCAAGCGGGGGAGGCCAAAGGCCCCTAGGCGGGAACCCCTTGGGCGAAGAGGTCGGCGTAACGCCGCTTGGCCCGCATGGGAGCCCGGTGATACACGTAGGAGGCCAGGAGGGGGAAGGCCAGGGTGGCCTCGGCGAAGACCATCTGGGAAAGGGCGGCGTCCACCTTGCCCCAGCTTTGCGCCTCGGAAAGGGTGGAGCCGGAAAGCCCCCCGTCCCGCTCGTCGGCCACGGTGATCTGGATGGCGTACTTGTGCATCTCCACCTGGTGGCCCAGGACCTCCGCGGCCACCACGATGTCCTGGGCGAAGTTCTTGGGCACCCCGCCCCCCAGCATCACCAGCCCCGTGGTGCCCGCCTTGAGCTTGATCTCGGTGAGCTCGCGGAAGTCGGCCACGGAGTCAATGGTCACGTGGGCCTTGGGGTTTTTCACCTGGTGGTAGACCAGGCCGAAGCCGGCGGAGGAGTCGGAGAAGGCGGGGACGAAGATGGGCACCCCCTCCTCGTAGGCGGCCCGCACGATGCTCTTCTCCCCCAGGCCCCTCTCCGCCAGGTAGCGGCCCATGTGCCAGAGGAACTCCCGGCTGGAGTAGGGGCGGGGCTCCAGGGCGTCGGCGATCTCCGCCACCGTGTAGTCGGTGTGGCGGAGCTCCTCCTCGTCGATGTAGGTGTCGTAGATGCGGTCAATCCAAAGCCGCCTTAGGGTTTCGTCGTCCGCCTTGGGGTCCCCCTGGTAGTGGCGGTGGCCCAGGGCCTCAAAGAAGTCCTGGTCCACGATGTTGGCCCCGGTGGCCACGATGACGTCCACCAGGCCCTTGCGGATCAGGTCGTGGACGATGAGGCCTTGGCCGGCAGAGACCAGGCTCCCCGCCAGGGTGAGGATGACGGCGGCGTCGTCCTCCAGCATCCTCAGGTAGATCTCCGCCGCCCGGTGGAGGTTCCTCGCCTGGAAGGCGGTCTTGCCCATGGCCTCGAGGATGGGCCCGGCGTCAAAGGCCTTGATGTCTATGGGGACCACGGGCGTAGAGAGGAGTTGCTTCTTCTCCATCCTTCTCCTTTCTACGCGGGGTGGGCGTCGGGCGGCTCCCCCCCTTTCGCGCCCCCTGCCTTTAGGGCAGGATTTTCAGTATACCACCCCCGGCGATGGGGGGGTAGACCTCCAGGGGGCCCTCCACGGGGTCGTCGGGGCCCACCGCCTTCTTCCCCACCGCCAAAAGCCAGGCCTCCTCCAAGGGGATGCCAAGCTTCTCCAAGGCCTCCCGGGGCGTCTTGGCCTCCACCTCTAGGCGCTCGCCAAAGCGCCGCAGGTCGCCGTGCAGGATCACCTCCATCTCCCCTCCCTTTGGGGTCCCCACGCGGAAAAGTCCTGGGGCGGTATCAGTACCCCTCCCGCACCACGTTCAAAAGGGGCTCCCCCCGCAGGTAGCGCAGGACCTGCTCCGCCAAAAACCGGCCCGCCCGGCGGGGAAAGCCCTCGGAGAGGCCGGCCACGTGGGGGGTGAGGAGGAGCCCGGGGGCCCGCCAAAGGGGGTGGCCCTCGGGCAGGGGCTCGGGGTCGGTGACGTCCAAAGCCGCCCGCACCCTCCCCTCCCGCAGCGCCTCGAGGAGCGCTTCCGTGTCCACCACCGCCCCCCGGCCCGCGTTGAGGAGAAGCGCCCCCGGCTTCATCCGGGCCAGAAACCCCCGGTCCACCAACCCCCGGGTCTCCGGGGTGAGGGGGAGGAGGACCACCACCGCGTCCGCCTGGGGCAGGAGGTGGGGGAGGTCTTGCGGGGTGTAGACCCCGGGACGGGCGTGCCGGGCCACGGGAAGCACCTCCACCCCAAAGGGCCTTAGCCTGGCCTCCACCGCCTTCCCGATGGACCCGTAGCCCAGGAGGAGGACGACCCGGCCCTCCAAGTCGGGAAGCCTTCTTGGGGCCCAACGCCCTTCCCGCTGGGCCTCGAGGAAGCTGGGAAGTTCCTTCAGGAGGGCCAAAAGGGCCATCACCACCCACTCGGCCACGGGGACATCGTGGATGCCGGAGCCATCGCAGAGCACCACCCCCTCCGGCACGAGGGGCAGGATCCAGTCCACCCCGGCGGAGAGGGTCTGGACCACCTTGACCTCCACCCTTTCCAGGACCTGCCGCACCACCTCCTCCTGGCCAAAGGGGGGTAGGAAAAAGTCCACCGCCTCGGGCCAGGGCTCGTCCAGGTGGCGCACCTCCACCCCCTCGGGCAAAAGGGCGAAGACCTCCTCCCTAAGCCTTGGGCTCAAGATGCGCAAGCTAGCCTTCCGGCTGGTCACGGCTCACCTCCATGTACACGTCCTCCCTGCCCCCAGGCCCTGGGCCCAGGCCCACCTCCCGGAAGCCCGCCTTCTGGAAGGCCCGCCGGGCCCTAAGGTTGTGGGCAAAGGTGCGGAGCCTCACCCGCTTGAGCCCCAGGGGGCCAAAGGCGTAGGCCAGGGCCGCCCGCACCGCCTCGGTGCCGTACCCCTGGCCCCAGCGGTCCTTCCTCCCGATGAGGATACCCAAGGTGGCCTCCTCGGGGGTGAGGTCATAGAGCTCCAGGGTACCCAGGTACTCCCCCCCCTCGTCCAGGATGACGAAGGCCAGGCGGTCCTTGCGGCGCATCTCCGCCTGGACGAGGCGCTTGAAAAGCCAAAAGGGGGAGCGCAAGGGGCTTGAGCCGTTCCACTCCGCCACCTCGGGGTCGCGGAAGGTCTCATAAAGGCCCTTCCACTCCCCCTCGGTAAGCCCCGCGTGGAAGGGCTTCAGGGTTACCCGGCCATAGCGGGGCCAGTCCACAGGGATAGCCTACCGGGAAACGGAAAGCCCGGGCGGGGGTAAGCCCGCCCGGGAAGGGGGAAGGGCCTCAGGGGTAAAGCCCCCGGAGGGCCCGGGCCTCGAGGACCCGGGTGGCCGCCACCACATAGGCGGCGGTGCGCAGGGGGATCCTCTTCTCCTGGCTCACCTGCCACACCGCCTCAAAGGCGTTGCGGAGAACCCTCTCCAGACGGGCGTTGATCTCCTCCTCCGTCCAGAAGTAGGAGTTAAAGTCCTGCACCCACTCAAAGTAGCTCACCGTCACGCCCCCCGCGTTGGCGATCACGTCGGGAACCACCAGAATGCCCTTCTCCTGCAGGATGTCGTCCGCGGCCGGGGTGGTGGGGCCGTTGGCCCCCTCGGCGATGATCTTGGCTTGGATCCGCCAGGCGTTTTGCTCGGTGATCTGCTTCTCCAAGGCGGCGGGGATGAGGAACTCCGTGGGCACCGCCCAGAACTCCGGGTTGGGCAGGGGCTCGGCCTTGGGGTAGCCCCGCACCCCCCCGTATTCCGCCACGTGCTTAAGGAGGTCATAGGGGTCAATCCCCGCCTCGTTGTAGATGGTGCCCGTGTGGTCCTGGACGGCGATGACCCGGGCCCCGTGGTCGTGGAAGATGCGGGCGGCGGCGTTCCCCACATTGCCGAAGCCCTGGAGGGTTACCCGGCTCCCCTCAATGGGGAGGCCGATCTTCTCCGCCGCCGCCCTGGCGGTCACGAACACCCCCCGCCCCGTGGCGTCCCGCCGCCCCAGGGAACCCCCCAGGGCGATGGGCTTCCCCGTCACCACCCCGGGCACGGTGCGGCCCACGTTCATGGAGAAGGTGTCCATCATCCAGGCCATCTCCCGCTCCCCGGTGTTCACGTCGGGGGCGGGGATGTCCCGGTCCGGCCCCAGGAGGATGCCCACCTCCGAGGTGTAGCGCCGGGTGAGCCGCTCCAACTCCCGCGCGGAAAGCTTTTTGGGGTCCACCCGCACCCCCCCCTTGCCCCCCCCGTAGGGTAGGCCCACGGCGGCGTTCTTGATGGTCATCCAGGCCGCCAGGGCCATGACCTCCGAAAGGGTGACCTCGGGGTGGTAGCGCACCCCGCCCTTGGCGGGACCCCGGGCGGTGTTGTGGTGGACCCGGTAGCCCTCAAAGTGGGCCACGGTGCCGTCGTCCAGATGGATGGGCACGTCCACGATCAGGACCCGCTTGGGCCTCTTGAGGCTTTCCGCCAAGGGCGCATACCGCCCCAGGTAGGGGACCACCCGGTCCACCTGTTCCACGAAGATCTCCCAAGGTCCGCCGTCCTTGCCCAAGTAGGAAAGGGGTTCGCTCTTCATAGACACTCCTTAGGGGTAAACGCCCCTTAGCCGCGTGGCCTCGTTCACCCGTTCCAGGGCCAGGGCCATGGCCCCGGTGCGCAGATCGCTGGAAAGGTGCTCGGCCCTGTCGCACACCTCCGCCACCGCCCTGGCCACGCTCTTGGCGAAGCTTTGCCGCACCTCCTCCTCGCTCCAGAAGAACATGTTAAGGTCCTGCACCCATTCCAGGTAACTTGCCAGAAGCCCCCCGCCCCCCGTGAGGAGGTCCGGCACCACCAAAACCCCCTTGCCCAGAAGGTAGGCCTCGGCCTCCTGGGTCAGGCCGAAGTTGGCGGCCTCCAGCACCACCTTGGCCCGCACCGCCTTGGCCGTCTCCCCGTCTAGGGCCCCCTCGAGGGCCGCCAGGACCAGGTAGTCCACATCCAAGGCGAAAAGCTCCTCCGGGGCAAGGTCGTAGCGGGGAAGCTCCCCCGTGGCCTCGTAATGGCGCAGGGCCCCGGCCACCTCGAGCCCCTCCGCCTGGTACATGCTCCCCCGGCGCGTGGACACCGCCACCACCTTGAGGCCCATCCTTTCCGCGTGGAGGGCAAAGCTTCCCCCCACCTGGCCGAAGCCCTGCACCGCCACCCTGGCCCCCTCCAGGGGAAGCCCCCGGCGCCGGGCCAGCTCCTTCAGGACCAAAGCCACCCCAAGCCCGGCGGCGTCGTCCCGGCCCTCCGTGCCCCCCAGGGCGTGGGGCTTGCCCGTGACCACCCCGGGCACCGTGGAACCCACGGTCATGGAGTAGGTGTCCATGATCCAGGCCATCACCTGCTGGTCCGTGCCCAGGTCGGGGCCCAGGATGTCCATGTCTGGGCCGATCAGGTTGACGAGCTCAGCGGTGTAACGGCGTACCAACCGCTCCAGCTCCCTAGGGGAAAGCCCCTCGGGATCGGCGGCAATCCCCCCCGCTGCCCCACCGAAGGGGAGGTCGTAAATGGCGGCCTTCAGGGTCATCCAGGCGGCCAGGCCCGCGGTCTGGCCCAGGGTGACCCCGGGGTGGATCCGCACCCCCCCCTTGGCCGGCCCCCGGGCGATGTCGTGCACCACCCGGTAGCCCTGGAAAACCCGCACCTTGCCGTCGTCCATGATCACGGGCAGGGAGACCGTGACCAGGCGCTTGGGGTGGACCAGGTACTCCACCGTGGTGGGATGGATCTCCGCCACCTTCAAGGTTCTTTCCAGCCGCTCCAGGAAGGCCTCCCAGAGGCCAGGGTCCTCCGGAGGCCGATAGGCGGGAAGGCTCATACCATCACCGAAGGGGATTATACCCCGCGCCAAAGCCCAGTCCCCCAGGACCAGCACCCCATGGGCCCATGCGTGGAGGATTGCCGCAATATACCCGGGAAGAAGAGCGAGGCCCAAAGCCTTTCCGGGGCACTTAGGAGAGCCTCTCCGCCTCCTTCAGGGCCAAGGCCTCGAGGGCCTCCTTGTAGGGGGAAGGGGGCAGGGGCCGAAGCGCCTCCGCTGCCAGGTGGGCCCTTTCCCGGATGCGCGCCTCCACCTCCTCCGCCACCCCGCTTTCCCGGGCCAGGAGGCGCAGGCGCTCCAAATCCCCCTCCTCCCTCCCCCTGCGCCTCAGCACCTCCCGCACCTCGGGGAAGCGCTCCATGAGGAGGAGGGTGATGAGGGTGGCCTTGCCCTCCCGCACATCCCCGCCCACCGGCTTGCCCAGGCGCTCAGGGGTGCCCATGAGGTCCAGGTAATCGTCCCGCATCTGGAAGGCCTGGCCGTAGAGAAGACCGAAGCGGGCCAGGGCCTGGCGCACCTCCCCATCCGCGCCCTGGAGGAGGGCGGGGCCCTCCGTGCAGAGTTCCATGAGCACCGCCGTCTTGGCGGTGATGATCCTCTCGTAGTTCCCCAGGGAGTAGTCCTCCAAAGCCGCCACCTGGAACTGCAAAACCTCCCCTTCGCTCAAGGTTTTGGCCACCTGGGCAAAGCGCTCCACCAGCTCCATCCTTCCCGTCTTGGCGATCACATGGAGGAGCCTGGAGAGCAGGAAATCCCCCGAGAGAACCGAAACCGCATTCCCGTACCGCCGGAAGGCCGCCTCCTTGCCCCGGCGGGTCTCGGCGTCGTCAATGAGGTCGTCGTGGAGGAGGGTGGCGGAGTGCAAAAGCTCCACCGCCAGGGCCAGCTCCATCTCGTGGGGCGCCCCCCCAAGGGCCCTCGAGGCCAGGAAGACCAGCCGGGGCCGAATGCGCTTCCCCCCAGCCGTCACCAGGTCTTGGTGGATGAGGCGGACGAAGAGGACGTCCGACTGAACAAGCTCAGAAAGGGCCTCCTCAAACTGAAGGAGGGGGGCCTCGAGGTCGGCAAGGACCGTCACGCCCCCCAGTATAGCCCTTGGGGCCTCAGTAAACCTCTATGGGAGCCGGCAAACGGACCACCTTGGCTTGGCCGCCCAGGGAAACTGTTCGGTAGCTCACTACTTGAGTGGGGGCAAGGGGTGATGCAGAGCTCTTGCTTATGGTTCGGGAAACCGGGGGACAGGACTGGGCCTGAGCCAGGCAGGGCTCGGAAAAAGTAAAAGGTGCCTCCACAGGGTTGCCGCTCTCATCCAAGAGCACCACATACCCCCTGCCCGAGCCCGGCAGGGGATAGAGGAGCAGGGTGTAGGCGTAGTTATAGGCCACCACGTTGCCGTTTTGGTCACGCTCAAAGGTCAAAGAAAAGTTCTCCCGGGCCACCTGAACAGTGGGAGCACCCACCACAAGACCTCCCTCGAAGAAGGAACTACAACCGGACAAGCCCAGGAGCAGGATCAGCACCGGCAAAAACACCTTTCGCATCCACCTCACCCCCTTCACCCCATCATCTCCTCGCGCCACTTGGGATTAAGTATAGCAAAGCTGAGGCGGGTTAGGCCCGCCAGGAAGTCCACGTTCTCCACCGCCACCTCCTTGGGCACCTCCAGCACCACGGGGGCGAAGTTCAGTATGCCCTTCACCCCAGCGGCCACCAAGAGGTCGGCAGCCCCTTGGGCCGCCTCCCGGGGCACGGTGAGGAGGGCGATCTCTATGCGCCCCGGGACCCTCTGGGGCAAGAGCTCTAGGGGCTCAATCACCCCGCCCCGCACCGGTCGGCCGATCTTCTCCGGATCCACGTCAAAGAAGCCCCGGAGTTCAAAGCTCTCCCCAAACCCAGGGTAGTCGGCCAGGGCGCTTCCCAAACGGCCCATCCCCACGATGCAAAGCCCCCAGCGGCGGTTTAGGCCCAGGATGTGGCGGAGTTCCCGCTTCAGGACCGGCACCGTGTACCCCACCCCCCGGGTGCCGTAGGAGCCAAAGTAGGAAAGGTCCTTGCGCACCTGGAAGGCCGTAACCTGGGCCTCCTCCGCCAACTGTTCGGAGCTGGTGCGGTGAACCCCCTTGGCCTCCAGTTCCTCCAGGATGCGCAGATACGTGACCAACCGGCTGATGGCAGCGCTGGGAACCTTCATCGCACCTCCAAGGCCTCGAGGCCCAAGGCCTGTAGCTTGGCCTTGGTGGCCTCCTTTTCCCCCTCGGCCACCGGGCCCACCCGCACCCGGTAGACCCCGTCCTTCACCAAAACCACCGGGAGGCCCATCCCCTTAAGCTTCCCCACCAGGGCCAGGGCGTTTTCCTCCTTCTGGAAGGCCCCCACCTGGAGGTAGAGGGTGCCCGAGGCGGGCGGGGCCGCCCCCTGGCCCCGGTACACCTGGGCCCCGTAGGAGGCCAGGGCCTGCGCCACCCGGCGGGCCTCGGCCTCGGTGGCATACGGGCCCACCACCACCCGGGTGAGGCCTCCCGAAGGCTCCAGGCGGGCCGGGTACCCCTTCTGGACCAGCTCCTGGCGAAGCCGGGCGGCATTCTCCGGGTTGGCGAAAGCCCCCACCGCCACCCGGTAAGCCCCGCTGGGGGTAGGGCTGGGAGGGGAAGGAGGCGGGGAGGAGGAGCTGGACCCAGTGGGGGCCTTGGGCTTGGCTTCCGTGGCGGGCCTGGTGGGGGCCGGCTCCGCCGGGGCCTGCGGCAAGGGAAGCACGGTAACCACGGGCTCAGGAGGCTTGGCCTCGGAAGGGGAAGGCTGGGGGGTGGGCGCCCCCTGGGGCGGAGGAGCCGAAGAGGGCGCGGATGGGGAGGTCACCGCAGGTTCAGGTAGGGAAGAAGCGCCCACCTTGGGCCGGGCAAAGGGATTGATCCCGGTGAGGTAAAGGACGATGCCCGCCGCCACCAGGGCGATCAGGAGGAAGATGAGGAAATCCAGCCAGTTTTCCCGTAGCCAGCGCATCCTACCTCCGAAGCAAGGCCTGGGCCTCCCTTGAGCCCAAGGCGGCCGCCTGGGCCAAGGCCCGCTCCGCCTCCGCCTGCCGGCCCAGGCCCCTCAGGGCCAGGGCCAGGTTGTACCAGGCCGCCGCCTGCTTAGGCGCCTTGGCCAGCACCTCCCTTAGCACCATCTCCGCCTCTCCAAAGCGGCCAAGGCCCACCAGGGCCGCCGCCAGGTTTACCCCCACCCCTGGATCGCGGCCGGACGCGTAGAGGGGGCGGAGGAGGGCCAAGGCCTCCTCCAGACGGCCCATCTCCAAAAGCAGGGTACCCCTAAGGGCCTGGGCCTCTGGGGAGCTCATCCCCTCGAGGAGCCCCAACGCCTCCTCCCGCCGGCCCAAGGCGTAGGCGGCCTGGGCTTTGAGGAAGCCACCCGGCGGACCCGCCTCCTCCGCATACCGGTAGGCGTTCCGGTAATCCTTAAGCCGCAGGTAGGCCACCGCCAAGGCCAAGGCCACCTGGGGCTCGGGGCTTGTCCTGTAGGCGGAAAGCAGAAAACCCAAGGCCCCCTTGGGGTCCCCCGCCTCGAGGCGGGCCTGCCCCAAGAGGTAGGCGGCCTCCCACAGGGAAGGGTCCAGGGCATAGGCCTCCCGCAACAGGGGCTCGGGGCGGGGGGAAAGGAGGGCCTTGCGCAGGAGGAGCCTGGCCCTGGCCTTCCCCTCCACCGCCCCAAGCCCCCGGTCCAGCTCCCTGAGGGCCCGTTCCCTCAGCCCCTCCTCCGCCAGGATGCGGGCCAGAAGGTCCCAGCCCTCGGCCATCCTGGGCTCCCGGTTCAAAAGGCCATAGAGCACCGGCACCGCCTCCGCCCTCCGCCCCGCGGCGTAAAGGGCCTGGGCCAGGGCCAGGTGGTAGGCGGGGCTCCGCTCCGGGGTAAGCCCCCTCCGCAAAACCTCCGCCGCCTCCTTGGCCTGCTCCGCTTGGGTGAGGGCGGTGGCCCATCCTAAGTAGGCCTCCTCCGTGGGGGAAAGCTCCGCGGCCTTGGCGAAGGCCTCCGCCGCCTCCTTGGGCTTGCCCAGGCGCAGGTAGACCTGGCCCAGGTTGTAGTGGCCCTCGTAGCGGTCGGGGAAGACCCGGACCATCTGGTCAAAGGCGAAGCGGGCCTCCTCGAGGCGGCCCAGGCGGAAGAGGCTCACCCCCAGGCCCAGGTGGGCTGCAAAACGGCCATAGTCCTGGGCCAGGACCTCCTCGTAGGCCAGGGCCGCTTGGGCATACTCCCCCGCCTTGAACAAGGACTCCGCCCGCTCCCAAGCGGGTTGCGCCAAAGCCAGTCCAAGCCCCAGGAGAAGGGTTAAGGCTTTGGGAAAAGGTCTCGTCATAAGGGCCTCCAAACCCGTCGTTGCCTTTAGCATAGCACAGCTCCAGGGGAAGAGCCTTTGCTATCCTAAGGGCGTGGGTCCTCCCGGCAAGGCCCTGGACCTGGATGCCCCCAGGGTGCTGGTCCTGAACGCCGCCTACGAGGTCTTGGGGCTGGCCAGCATCAAGCGTAGCGTCCTCCTGGTGCTCTCCGGGGGAGCGGAGATGCTTTCGGAAAGCGGGCGCCACCTGCACACCCCCTCCACCCAGATCCCCGTCCCCAGCGTCATCCGCCTCAAGCGCCTGGTAAGGCGGGGGCCAAGCCGCATCCCCCTAAACCGCCGCAACGTCCTGAGGCGGGACCGTTACACCTGCCAGTACTGCGGCCGCCAAGGGGGGGACCTCACTGTGGACCATGTCCTCCCCAAAAGCCGCGGGGGCAAGAGCACCTGGGAAAACCTGGTGGCCGCCTGCCGCCCCTGCAACCTGAAG
This window encodes:
- a CDS encoding Glu/Leu/Phe/Val family dehydrogenase, which codes for MKSEPLSYLGKDGGPWEIFVEQVDRVVPYLGRYAPLAESLKRPKRVLIVDVPIHLDDGTVAHFEGYRVHHNTARGPAKGGVRYHPEVTLSEVMALAAWMTIKNAAVGLPYGGGKGGVRVDPKKLSARELERLTRRYTSEVGILLGPDRDIPAPDVNTGEREMAWMMDTFSMNVGRTVPGVVTGKPIALGGSLGRRDATGRGVFVTARAAAEKIGLPIEGSRVTLQGFGNVGNAAARIFHDHGARVIAVQDHTGTIYNEAGIDPYDLLKHVAEYGGVRGYPKAEPLPNPEFWAVPTEFLIPAALEKQITEQNAWRIQAKIIAEGANGPTTPAADDILQEKGILVVPDVIANAGGVTVSYFEWVQDFNSYFWTEEEINARLERVLRNAFEAVWQVSQEKRIPLRTAAYVVAATRVLEARALRGLYP
- a CDS encoding Glu/Leu/Phe/Val family dehydrogenase; protein product: MSLPAYRPPEDPGLWEAFLERLERTLKVAEIHPTTVEYLVHPKRLVTVSLPVIMDDGKVRVFQGYRVVHDIARGPAKGGVRIHPGVTLGQTAGLAAWMTLKAAIYDLPFGGAAGGIAADPEGLSPRELERLVRRYTAELVNLIGPDMDILGPDLGTDQQVMAWIMDTYSMTVGSTVPGVVTGKPHALGGTEGRDDAAGLGVALVLKELARRRGLPLEGARVAVQGFGQVGGSFALHAERMGLKVVAVSTRRGSMYQAEGLEVAGALRHYEATGELPRYDLAPEELFALDVDYLVLAALEGALDGETAKAVRAKVVLEAANFGLTQEAEAYLLGKGVLVVPDLLTGGGGLLASYLEWVQDLNMFFWSEEEVRQSFAKSVARAVAEVCDRAEHLSSDLRTGAMALALERVNEATRLRGVYP
- a CDS encoding polyprenyl synthetase family protein — translated: MTVLADLEAPLLQFEEALSELVQSDVLFVRLIHQDLVTAGGKRIRPRLVFLASRALGGAPHEMELALAVELLHSATLLHDDLIDDAETRRGKEAAFRRYGNAVSVLSGDFLLSRLLHVIAKTGRMELVERFAQVAKTLSEGEVLQFQVAALEDYSLGNYERIITAKTAVLMELCTEGPALLQGADGEVRQALARFGLLYGQAFQMRDDYLDLMGTPERLGKPVGGDVREGKATLITLLLMERFPEVREVLRRRGREEGDLERLRLLARESGVAEEVEARIRERAHLAAEALRPLPPSPYKEALEALALKEAERLS
- a CDS encoding redox-sensing transcriptional repressor Rex, with the protein product MKVPSAAISRLVTYLRILEELEAKGVHRTSSEQLAEEAQVTAFQVRKDLSYFGSYGTRGVGYTVPVLKRELRHILGLNRRWGLCIVGMGRLGSALADYPGFGESFELRGFFDVDPEKIGRPVRGGVIEPLELLPQRVPGRIEIALLTVPREAAQGAADLLVAAGVKGILNFAPVVLEVPKEVAVENVDFLAGLTRLSFAILNPKWREEMMG
- a CDS encoding SPOR domain-containing protein; the encoded protein is MRWLRENWLDFLIFLLIALVAAGIVLYLTGINPFARPKVGASSLPEPAVTSPSAPSSAPPPQGAPTPQPSPSEAKPPEPVVTVLPLPQAPAEPAPTRPATEAKPKAPTGSSSSSPPPSPPSPTPSGAYRVAVGAFANPENAARLRQELVQKGYPARLEPSGGLTRVVVGPYATEAEARRVAQALASYGAQVYRGQGAAPPASGTLYLQVGAFQKEENALALVGKLKGMGLPVVLVKDGVYRVRVGPVAEGEKEATKAKLQALGLEALEVR